TGCTTTGGACTACGAAACCGAACGCAAGGTCTGCGACAACTTGCTCGGAAATCTTAATGATCAAACGGTGTTTTTCATTACCCACCGACTCTCGACGGTTCGCAAAGCCGATGTGATTGTGATGCTTCACCAGGGAGCGGTCGTTGAGATCGGAACCCAGGATGACTTGATGAGCCGCCGTGGTCGGTATTACGCCCTCTATTGTCAGCAAGAGGGCTCTTGATGATGAATCCGCGACTGCTGATGTCTCGGTTGAGGCAGGGCTCCAGCGAACTGATTACCTCGCCTCGTGATTGGCTTCGCCATTTCGATCACGTTGCAGTGCGACAGTTAGCTCATCTGAGTACCCATGACGAATTAGTTCTTCAGCAGAGCCGCTTCTGGATGCGTACAGTCACCTGGGGCCTGATTGGCACCACGGTGTTTGGGGTGGCCTGGTTGGCCTTGGCACGAACCGAGGAAATTGTTGTTGCGGCTGGTGAATTGGAACCTGTGGGGTCTGTTCAGAACATTCAAATGCCGGTGGGTGGTGTTATCGAGCAGATCCTGGTGGAGGAAGGACAGTTGGTGAGCGCCGGTCAAGTGCTGATGAAACTCGACACCGAAGCGAGTGAGCAGCAACGCCGCGGTTTGGAGACCAAGATCAAGCTCAAGCAGGAGCAGCTCGATCTAAAGGAGCAGGAGAAGCGTCGCTATCTCCAGGTGAACAAAGAGGCAGTTCAGATGCTGGAGAACAAGCTTGAGCTTCAAGTCGATATTCAGGAGCGTTTTGCAGACTTGGAGCAAGCTGGTGCTGCTTCAAAAGTGCAGTACCTCAGACAGCTGGACGCGGTAAAAGAAACCCATGGCCAATTGATGCAGACCAAAGCGGATCGGCTTCGCCAGGTTGCGCTCTTAAATCAGCAGACGGCTCAGCTTAAATCCGAGCTTGCTGACCTTCAAACCCGTCTTGCTGAAACAAAGGTCACCCTACGATATCAGCAGTTGCAATCACCGGTAGATGGTATTGTCTTTGACCTTCAGCCCACCTCGGCTGGCTACACCGCCCAGTCGACCCAGACCGTGATGAAAGTGGTTCCCTACGGATCGCTGGAGGCAGAGGTGGAGGTTCCCAGCAACAAAATCGGTTTCATCAAGCTCCCTCTCGGCTGTCC
This genomic window from Synechococcus sp. M16CYN contains:
- a CDS encoding HlyD family efflux transporter periplasmic adaptor subunit, with the translated sequence MMNPRLLMSRLRQGSSELITSPRDWLRHFDHVAVRQLAHLSTHDELVLQQSRFWMRTVTWGLIGTTVFGVAWLALARTEEIVVAAGELEPVGSVQNIQMPVGGVIEQILVEEGQLVSAGQVLMKLDTEASEQQRRGLETKIKLKQEQLDLKEQEKRRYLQVNKEAVQMLENKLELQVDIQERFADLEQAGAASKVQYLRQLDAVKETHGQLMQTKADRLRQVALLNQQTAQLKSELADLQTRLAETKVTLRYQQLQSPVDGIVFDLQPTSAGYTAQSTQTVMKVVPYGSLEAEVEVPSNKIGFIKLPLGCPTDPEACMKADISIDSYPSTDFGVLKGRVTHIGSDAFPPNPQEQRQELSFPVTVHLNQQSLVLKSGAKLPLQVGMSLTANIKLRKVSYFQLLLGEFQDKAESIQRL